The Chryseolinea soli genome contains a region encoding:
- a CDS encoding PIG-L deacetylase family protein — protein MKRHRLNFLIVPVFLLITITGFAQTPQPIRIVMIGAHPDDCDIKGGGTAALFAAMGYAVKFVAVTNGDAGHQTTGGGPLAKRRYEEAQESARRLGIAAYHILPNHDGELLPTLNVRLEIIREIREWNADVVISPRPNDYHPDHRYTGVLVQDAAFMVGVPNVASDVPALRKNPVFLYFEDYFQRPNPFRPDISVDITAVFDKKVNALDAHRSQVYEWLPWIGNYATEVPAEGPGRIKWLATRYTRKITPEARKTLETGYGKEKAQAAQHAESFEICEYGTQPTPEEIRRLFPMIKMP, from the coding sequence ATGAAACGTCACAGACTTAACTTCCTCATCGTACCGGTGTTCCTACTGATCACCATCACCGGTTTCGCACAGACCCCGCAACCTATAAGAATCGTCATGATTGGTGCGCACCCCGACGATTGTGATATCAAGGGTGGTGGCACCGCAGCGCTCTTTGCTGCGATGGGTTATGCCGTGAAATTTGTGGCCGTGACCAACGGCGATGCTGGTCATCAAACGACCGGTGGCGGCCCGCTGGCGAAACGCCGCTACGAAGAAGCACAAGAGTCGGCCCGTCGATTGGGGATCGCGGCCTATCACATACTGCCCAACCACGACGGCGAGCTGTTGCCCACGCTGAACGTGCGACTAGAGATCATCCGCGAGATCCGCGAGTGGAACGCTGATGTAGTGATCAGTCCCCGTCCGAACGACTATCACCCCGACCATCGCTACACGGGTGTGTTGGTGCAAGACGCCGCTTTCATGGTAGGCGTGCCCAACGTAGCCTCTGATGTACCGGCGCTGCGCAAGAACCCCGTGTTCCTCTATTTTGAAGATTACTTCCAACGCCCCAATCCCTTCCGCCCCGACATCTCTGTGGACATCACCGCGGTGTTCGACAAAAAAGTAAACGCCCTCGATGCCCATAGATCCCAGGTATACGAATGGCTTCCCTGGATTGGCAACTACGCCACCGAAGTACCCGCCGAAGGGCCCGGACGAATCAAATGGCTGGCCACACGCTACACCCGGAAAATAACCCCCGAAGCGCGCAAAACCCTGGAGACCGGCTACGGAAAAGAAAAAGCCCAAGCCGCCCAACACGCCGAATCATTCGAAATATGCGAATACGGCACCCAACCAACCCCCGAAGAAATACGCCGCCTATTTCCCATGATCAAAATGCCCTAG
- a CDS encoding ABC transporter permease, which translates to MIRFYITLAYRNLRKHMGYSFITIFGFALGIAGCLMIWKYVAFELSYDRFHKHADNIYRTTFTEYGKNQKDDWFATFGYGLGPALLNEIPEVENYVRIHPLYGSAALINFKTPSGESALFQEKSAYFVDSSFLDVFTYDVLLGDASHALDNPSSMVITESLAARYFGKQTNPVGQTVHVRMKDWGDGDFVVTAVIKDVPQNSQLQFNMLLSMHNLLQIEYYRDPSAAWTATDFVTYVKLTDNTDVKSLEAKTKRFMDKHTGTEPLGVTLSYQPLVDVNFSPDLNQAHGHLNTLYFFLLISLFILFIAWINYVNLSTARATERAKEVGIKKAMGVLKSQLVTQFMFESLLINFISVALALGLAVLLLPVLSTIVGKDISFDFTRPSLWVMLFGLFFFGSFISGVYPAFMLSSFRITDVLKGKTTKPGRSLSLRQALVVFQFTASLLLIAGTFIIYRQMNFMLTRDKGLNMDQMLIVNGPQICCDEASDQRMLSFKNELLKIAAIKSVTSSGAVPGGGFSFTTGMVVVGKEHEKEVREAIHVIWVDTDFIQTYGMQVIAGRPWNPDAVSDLSAVFINEAVLDRFGLGTAEQALHEKLVLGDGPPFSIQGVIKNFHWNSLKTGYVPILFRPQQANYNLFSIQLHANPHEAIAQVQSIYQDYFPGNPFEYYFLDDFFNQQYKDEKQFESIFILFSILAVSIACLGLWGLASFTMAQRSKEISIRKVLGATVASILSLLSGQFVKLLFIASLIALPIVWYGATEWIDHFAFKIGLTFDLFFVPFLVLSIVALGTVSFQIVRGANTNPANVLRSE; encoded by the coding sequence ATGATCCGATTTTACATCACCCTGGCGTATCGCAATCTGCGCAAGCATATGGGATACTCATTCATTACGATTTTTGGGTTTGCCCTGGGTATTGCCGGATGTCTCATGATCTGGAAATACGTTGCGTTCGAGCTCAGCTATGACCGGTTCCACAAACATGCCGACAACATCTACCGGACGACGTTCACAGAATATGGAAAAAATCAAAAAGACGATTGGTTTGCAACATTCGGTTATGGATTGGGGCCCGCTCTCCTGAACGAAATACCGGAGGTAGAAAATTATGTGCGCATCCATCCGCTGTATGGAAGCGCTGCGTTGATCAACTTTAAAACTCCGTCGGGTGAGTCGGCGCTCTTCCAGGAGAAGAGCGCCTATTTTGTGGACTCTTCCTTTCTGGACGTATTCACCTATGACGTGCTGCTGGGCGACGCATCCCACGCGCTGGACAACCCCTCTTCCATGGTGATTACCGAATCTCTCGCCGCGCGTTATTTTGGCAAACAAACAAACCCCGTTGGGCAAACGGTGCATGTTCGCATGAAAGATTGGGGTGACGGCGATTTTGTCGTGACCGCTGTCATAAAAGACGTGCCCCAAAATTCGCAACTGCAGTTCAACATGCTGCTTTCCATGCATAACCTATTGCAAATAGAATACTACAGAGACCCCAGCGCCGCATGGACTGCTACGGATTTCGTTACGTATGTAAAATTGACAGACAACACGGATGTGAAATCCCTGGAAGCCAAAACAAAACGCTTCATGGACAAGCATACGGGCACAGAACCGCTGGGCGTGACACTCTCCTACCAGCCGCTTGTCGATGTGAATTTTTCACCCGACCTGAATCAAGCCCATGGCCACTTGAACACGCTCTATTTTTTTCTGCTGATATCACTCTTCATTCTTTTCATTGCCTGGATCAACTACGTCAATCTCTCCACGGCCCGCGCCACCGAAAGAGCGAAGGAAGTAGGCATCAAAAAAGCCATGGGTGTGTTAAAAAGTCAACTGGTCACCCAGTTCATGTTCGAATCCTTGCTCATCAATTTCATCAGCGTCGCACTGGCGCTAGGTTTGGCGGTGCTCCTGCTACCCGTGTTGAGCACGATCGTGGGCAAGGACATTTCGTTCGATTTCACTCGCCCGTCGCTGTGGGTCATGCTTTTTGGATTGTTCTTCTTTGGGTCTTTTATCTCTGGCGTCTATCCCGCGTTTATGCTGTCGTCGTTTAGGATCACGGACGTGCTAAAGGGTAAAACAACAAAACCCGGACGAAGCTTGTCCTTGCGTCAGGCCCTGGTCGTCTTTCAATTTACGGCCTCGCTTCTTTTGATCGCCGGAACCTTTATCATCTACCGCCAGATGAACTTCATGTTAACACGCGACAAGGGATTGAACATGGATCAGATGTTGATCGTGAACGGGCCTCAGATCTGTTGCGACGAAGCAAGCGATCAGCGAATGCTCTCCTTTAAAAATGAACTGCTGAAAATTGCCGCTATAAAAAGCGTCACCTCTTCCGGGGCCGTACCGGGAGGAGGATTTAGCTTTACCACGGGCATGGTTGTCGTGGGAAAGGAACACGAAAAAGAAGTTCGTGAGGCGATCCATGTGATTTGGGTCGACACTGACTTTATCCAGACCTATGGCATGCAAGTGATCGCCGGTAGACCCTGGAATCCCGATGCCGTTTCCGATCTGAGCGCTGTGTTTATAAACGAAGCTGTCCTCGATCGTTTCGGATTGGGCACTGCCGAACAAGCCCTTCACGAAAAGCTGGTCCTTGGAGACGGTCCTCCATTTTCCATTCAGGGTGTTATCAAAAATTTTCATTGGAATTCGCTCAAAACCGGATACGTGCCCATCCTCTTCCGGCCCCAGCAAGCCAACTACAATTTGTTCTCCATACAACTGCATGCAAACCCACACGAGGCCATCGCGCAAGTGCAAAGCATTTATCAGGATTACTTCCCTGGAAATCCGTTTGAATATTATTTTCTAGACGATTTTTTCAACCAACAATACAAGGACGAAAAGCAGTTTGAAAGTATCTTCATCTTGTTTTCAATACTCGCCGTGAGCATAGCTTGTCTGGGCTTGTGGGGGCTGGCGTCGTTTACCATGGCACAACGGTCGAAAGAGATCAGCATCCGAAAAGTATTGGGGGCCACCGTCGCCAGCATTCTGTCATTGCTGTCCGGTCAGTTTGTCAAGCTCCTTTTCATCGCCAGTTTGATCGCGCTACCCATCGTCTGGTACGGAGCCACTGAATGGATCGATCATTTCGCGTTCAAGATCGGTTTGACGTTTGATTTGTTCTTTGTACCCTTCCTGGTTTTATCAATCGTTGCCCTTGGCACGGTGAGCTTTCAAATCGTGCGCGGAGCAAATACCAATCCGGCGAATGTGCTCCGGTCAGAATAG